In a single window of the Ruminococcus albus 7 = DSM 20455 genome:
- a CDS encoding DUF6054 family protein, which yields MKKTKLISQYSIDIEKTLTDWFYSNTDSRDGVFIKKIIEPKRKVMIFIAEDYYHRISSTLTLTVIVEQTIDQIFVEVVSSGGKSGLLGYSSGSEDSAVNRVVKFLKAYGFSVIDPEGTLL from the coding sequence ATGAAAAAAACTAAATTGATTTCACAGTATAGCATTGACATAGAAAAAACTTTGACTGATTGGTTTTATTCAAATACTGATTCCAGAGACGGTGTTTTTATAAAAAAGATCATTGAACCAAAACGGAAAGTAATGATCTTTATAGCTGAAGATTATTATCACAGAATAAGCTCTACCCTTACTTTGACAGTAATTGTTGAACAAACTATCGATCAAATATTTGTTGAAGTTGTTTCAAGCGGTGGAAAAAGCGGACTTTTGGGTTATTCAAGCGGATCTGAAGACAGTGCAGTCAATCGCGTTGTAAAATTTTTAAAAGCGTATGGTTTTTCTGTGATAGATCCTGAAGGAACACTTTTGTAA
- a CDS encoding DUF6678 family protein, giving the protein MTADELKSEAFRAAQTKGLENCLSKEKWDILRQAMMNEMPFQPPYTVKFITDEEPCTEEINWYEAYLYEGLFNGAFALEWVKIRPCTQKVRGKLIAPEIIDAGKELEDILKKYSIPYEEENGVYCIYGYR; this is encoded by the coding sequence ATGACTGCTGACGAACTTAAATCAGAAGCTTTTCGGGCGGCACAGACGAAAGGTCTTGAAAACTGTCTGAGCAAGGAAAAGTGGGATATACTGCGGCAGGCTATGATGAACGAAATGCCGTTTCAGCCGCCGTATACAGTGAAATTTATCACAGATGAAGAGCCATGCACCGAGGAAATAAACTGGTATGAAGCGTATTTATACGAAGGCTTGTTCAACGGTGCCTTTGCACTTGAATGGGTGAAGATACGACCATGCACCCAAAAGGTGCGCGGTAAACTTATTGCCCCCGAGATAATTGATGCGGGGAAAGAACTTGAAGATATACTGAAAAAGTATTCCATACCTTACGAAGAAGAAAACGGCGTGTACTGTATATACGGATATCGCTGA
- the proB gene encoding glutamate 5-kinase has protein sequence MSYLKDKKRVVVKVGTSTLTHRTGRLNIRRVEGLVKNLADLQNAGHEIILVSSGAIGLGMSKIGLVERPKDTPTKQACAAVGQCELMYLYDKLFAEYSINVAQLLLTKFVLLEDRRQNVQNALERVIQLGAIPIVNENDTVAIDELELEVGENDSLAATVAKIANADLLIIMSDIDGLYDADPRLDPDAKLIPVVEELTDDIRKLAGGAGTKMGTGGMITKINAAEIAVNSGIDMIILNGKNPDNLYYLFETGSLGTRFKAKGSPDEKKVPAVDESSDSDIVEE, from the coding sequence ATGTCATATTTAAAAGATAAGAAAAGAGTTGTCGTAAAGGTGGGGACATCCACACTTACACACCGTACGGGAAGACTTAACATAAGGCGTGTGGAAGGTCTGGTAAAGAATCTGGCAGACCTGCAGAATGCGGGACATGAGATAATACTCGTGTCAAGCGGCGCTATCGGTCTGGGTATGTCCAAGATAGGTCTGGTGGAACGACCAAAGGATACCCCCACAAAGCAGGCGTGTGCGGCTGTGGGTCAGTGCGAGCTGATGTATCTTTACGACAAGCTTTTTGCTGAATACAGCATAAATGTGGCACAGCTTCTGCTGACAAAGTTCGTGCTGTTAGAGGACAGAAGACAGAACGTTCAGAACGCTCTGGAAAGAGTTATACAGCTGGGCGCTATACCGATAGTCAACGAGAATGACACTGTTGCTATAGACGAACTTGAACTCGAAGTAGGCGAGAACGATTCTCTGGCGGCTACCGTGGCTAAGATAGCAAATGCAGATCTGCTGATAATAATGTCCGATATCGACGGACTTTACGATGCCGATCCGCGCCTTGACCCCGATGCCAAGCTGATACCCGTAGTTGAAGAACTGACCGACGATATCAGGAAACTGGCAGGCGGTGCAGGCACCAAGATGGGTACAGGCGGTATGATAACTAAGATAAATGCAGCCGAGATCGCTGTGAACAGCGGCATAGATATGATAATCTTAAACGGCAAGAACCCCGATAATCTGTACTACCTGTTTGAAACAGGTAGTCTGGGCACAAGGTTCAAGGCTAAGGGTTCACCTGACGAGAAAAAAGTGCCTGCTGTCGATGAAAGCAGTGACAGCGATATAGTTGAAGAATAG
- a CDS encoding alpha-N-arabinofuranosidase, with amino-acid sequence MKNFKMLINADDKTGHIKPEIYGHFSEHLGRCIYGGIYVGEDSSIPNIHGIRKDVIEAFKQIKMPVLRWPGGCFADEYHWKDGIGEKSTRKKMVNTNWGGVVEDNSFGTHEFMELCELVGCEPYIAGNVGSGTVQEMAEWIEYMTFDGISPMAELRRKNGREKPWKLKYFGIGNENWGCGGNMRPEYYLDQYRQYQSYCKNYSGNELFKVACGPGGGGEDWYHWTQVLMKDLNPDQVQGISFHAYNVPNWVDKGSATEFNNDDYYTILNLANYVDVMLTRHTEIMNRYDPENKIGLIMDEWGNWFNVEPGTNPGFLYQQNTMRDAIVAAIQLNIFNRHSKRVIMANIAQVVNVLQAIILTEGEKLIKTPTYHVFDMFKAHQDADCVYCYTENENCCDGKLTPMISSSASVKDGVMTITLANCSIDGDAEISCDICNFDAKKAKAKILTEDVHAFNTFDNPEKVSIKAHDVKLENGRITVKLPACSVVEITLN; translated from the coding sequence ATGAAAAACTTCAAGATGCTTATCAATGCCGACGATAAGACAGGTCATATCAAGCCCGAGATATACGGACATTTTTCCGAACATCTGGGAAGATGTATTTACGGCGGTATCTACGTGGGAGAGGATTCATCAATACCCAATATACATGGTATAAGAAAAGACGTTATCGAGGCTTTCAAGCAGATAAAGATGCCTGTTCTCCGCTGGCCCGGCGGATGCTTCGCTGATGAGTACCACTGGAAGGACGGCATAGGCGAGAAGTCTACCCGTAAGAAAATGGTAAATACCAACTGGGGCGGAGTCGTTGAGGATAACAGCTTTGGAACCCATGAGTTCATGGAGCTCTGCGAGCTGGTAGGCTGTGAGCCTTATATCGCAGGCAACGTAGGCAGCGGCACCGTTCAGGAAATGGCTGAATGGATAGAGTATATGACCTTCGACGGCATATCCCCCATGGCTGAGCTCAGAAGAAAGAACGGCAGAGAGAAGCCCTGGAAGCTGAAGTACTTCGGCATAGGCAACGAGAACTGGGGCTGCGGCGGAAATATGCGTCCCGAGTACTACCTCGACCAGTACAGACAGTACCAGAGCTACTGCAAGAATTACAGCGGCAACGAGCTGTTCAAGGTAGCCTGCGGTCCCGGAGGCGGCGGAGAAGACTGGTACCACTGGACTCAGGTGCTGATGAAGGACCTTAATCCCGATCAGGTACAGGGCATATCCTTCCACGCTTACAACGTGCCCAACTGGGTAGACAAGGGTTCGGCTACCGAATTCAACAATGACGATTACTATACCATACTCAACCTGGCAAACTACGTTGACGTTATGCTGACCAGACATACCGAGATAATGAACCGCTACGATCCCGAGAACAAGATCGGTCTTATCATGGATGAATGGGGCAACTGGTTCAATGTTGAGCCCGGCACAAATCCCGGATTCCTCTACCAGCAGAACACCATGCGTGATGCTATCGTTGCGGCTATACAGCTGAATATATTCAACCGCCACAGCAAGCGCGTCATCATGGCAAACATCGCACAGGTAGTAAACGTTCTGCAGGCTATAATCCTCACCGAGGGCGAGAAGCTGATAAAGACCCCCACATACCATGTATTTGATATGTTCAAGGCTCATCAGGATGCAGACTGCGTATACTGCTACACCGAGAACGAGAACTGCTGTGACGGCAAGCTGACACCTATGATCTCTTCATCCGCTTCCGTTAAGGACGGCGTTATGACCATCACTCTCGCAAACTGCTCTATCGACGGTGATGCTGAGATAAGCTGCGATATCTGCAACTTCGATGCTAAGAAAGCAAAGGCAAAGATACTCACCGAGGATGTACACGCTTTCAACACCTTCGACAATCCCGAAAAGGTATCTATCAAGGCTCACGATGTCAAGCTGGAAAACGGCAGGATAACTGTAAAGCTCCCTGCTTGCTCGGTAGTTGAGATCACACTGAACTGA
- the recQ gene encoding DNA helicase RecQ, whose amino-acid sequence MTDFSDKYSVLRDFFGHTDFRGGQLPLIDALLSGHDAVGIMPTGAGKSMCYQIPALMLDGITIVISPLISLMKDQVNSLIQSGVRAAYLNSSLTMQQYNTALANASRGMYKLIYVAPERLCTPSFMELARNVRISLVAVDEAHCVSQWGQDFRPHYLRISEFLSQLPYRPTVGAFTATATDQVRADISRLLGLDDPVCVTTGFDRENLYFGVTHAKDKYAAAKKIVLENKGSCGIIYCATRKAVDEVSEKLTADGIPCTRYHAGLSAEERKKNQDDFIYDRVDLIAATNAFGMGIDKSNVSFVLHYNMPKNIENYYQEAGRAGRDGSEAKCILLYSAKDIVTNKFLIENSRDNSELDDDTSELVRKRDLQKLRSMTDYCNTGRCLRQFILDYFGEKRKCTCGNCSNCLGETELTDITVDAQKILSCVYRLHQRNMHFGAVVVSAVLKGSANAKIKQFGLDTLSTYSIMKDVSTAQIRSEIQYLQAEGYLTEGEHNTLVLTRKSAEVLMQNKKVSMRLPKHSKEEPVIKKKEHGVTAFDRELFERLRKLRAKLAAEISVPAYIVFGDSVLREMCVKMPVTQSDFLEVPGVGKVKQERYGMYFIVEIQKYLREHPERKDMQSDNAEGGSLADMIKNGAEGLQGTDEELSLPQMCDEILTQLGLSADKKPVSEAIKSWLINENYLTEKVENGQKRLAATILSDEAGIIEREKISSLNRTYKTVLFPRTAQEFVYENLGEIL is encoded by the coding sequence ATGACCGATTTTTCGGATAAATACAGCGTGCTGCGCGACTTCTTTGGACATACGGATTTCCGCGGGGGACAGCTTCCCCTTATAGATGCGCTCCTCAGCGGACATGATGCTGTCGGTATCATGCCTACAGGTGCAGGAAAATCCATGTGCTATCAGATACCCGCGCTGATGCTTGACGGCATAACGATTGTCATATCTCCGCTGATATCACTGATGAAGGATCAGGTCAACAGCCTTATACAATCCGGTGTAAGGGCGGCTTATCTGAATTCCTCCCTGACGATGCAGCAGTACAATACTGCTCTTGCCAATGCTTCAAGGGGAATGTATAAGCTTATCTATGTTGCCCCCGAAAGGCTGTGTACGCCTTCTTTTATGGAACTGGCAAGAAATGTCAGGATATCCCTTGTGGCTGTTGATGAGGCTCACTGCGTATCACAGTGGGGACAGGATTTCAGACCACACTATCTGAGGATATCGGAGTTTCTTTCACAGCTGCCGTACCGTCCGACGGTAGGCGCTTTCACGGCGACGGCGACGGACCAGGTAAGGGCTGATATATCAAGGCTGCTGGGACTTGACGATCCCGTATGTGTGACCACGGGCTTCGACCGTGAGAACCTGTATTTCGGGGTCACACACGCTAAGGACAAGTATGCTGCCGCTAAAAAGATAGTGCTTGAAAACAAGGGCAGCTGCGGGATAATCTACTGCGCCACCAGAAAAGCGGTGGATGAGGTCAGTGAAAAACTCACTGCTGACGGCATACCATGCACCCGCTATCACGCAGGGCTTTCGGCGGAGGAGAGAAAAAAGAATCAGGATGATTTCATCTATGACCGCGTAGACCTCATAGCGGCGACCAATGCATTCGGCATGGGTATAGATAAATCCAATGTCAGCTTTGTACTGCATTATAATATGCCCAAGAATATTGAAAATTATTATCAGGAAGCAGGACGTGCGGGACGTGACGGCAGCGAGGCAAAGTGTATACTGCTTTACAGCGCAAAGGATATAGTAACAAATAAATTTCTTATAGAAAATTCAAGGGATAATTCAGAGCTTGATGATGATACCAGTGAACTTGTCCGCAAGCGTGACCTGCAGAAGCTGCGCAGTATGACGGACTACTGCAACACGGGCAGATGCCTGCGTCAGTTCATACTGGATTATTTCGGAGAAAAGCGTAAGTGTACCTGCGGAAACTGCTCTAACTGTCTGGGAGAGACAGAACTTACGGATATAACCGTTGATGCGCAGAAGATACTTTCCTGCGTATACAGACTGCACCAGAGGAATATGCACTTCGGTGCGGTGGTGGTATCGGCGGTGCTGAAGGGTTCAGCAAATGCAAAGATAAAGCAGTTCGGACTGGATACCCTTTCCACCTATTCGATAATGAAAGATGTATCCACAGCGCAGATACGCTCGGAGATACAGTATTTACAGGCTGAGGGCTATCTCACTGAGGGCGAGCACAATACCCTTGTGCTTACACGAAAGTCAGCCGAGGTGCTGATGCAGAATAAAAAGGTAAGTATGCGTTTGCCTAAGCACAGCAAGGAAGAACCTGTTATAAAGAAGAAGGAACACGGTGTTACAGCCTTCGACAGAGAGCTGTTTGAACGTCTGAGAAAGCTGCGTGCGAAACTGGCGGCGGAGATATCTGTGCCTGCATACATAGTTTTCGGAGATTCCGTACTGCGTGAGATGTGCGTGAAGATGCCCGTAACGCAGAGCGATTTCCTTGAAGTGCCCGGTGTGGGCAAGGTAAAGCAGGAAAGGTACGGTATGTACTTCATCGTAGAGATACAGAAGTACCTCCGCGAACACCCTGAAAGAAAAGATATGCAGTCAGATAATGCCGAAGGAGGCAGTCTGGCTGATATGATAAAGAACGGCGCAGAAGGTCTGCAGGGCACCGATGAGGAGTTATCGCTGCCGCAGATGTGTGATGAGATACTCACTCAGCTGGGACTAAGCGCCGATAAGAAGCCTGTCAGTGAGGCTATAAAAAGCTGGCTGATAAACGAGAACTACCTGACGGAAAAGGTGGAGAACGGACAGAAGCGTCTGGCTGCCACCATACTTTCCGATGAGGCAGGTATAATCGAGAGGGAGAAGATCTCATCCCTCAACAGGACTTACAAGACCGTTCTTTTCCCGAGGACGGCACAGGAATTCGTATACGAGAATCTTGGGGAGATACTTTGA
- a CDS encoding VanZ family protein, translating to MIYIPFIPTETVFAVLWVIIRAVLALKNKKFGIKRELMMLLMYVNLAVLLRITFFPMQINNGRVLPLEFDTANILPLRINMIPFVNILDYIDPVDILLNIAGNVMMFIPSGIILPILFKRLDSFWKVTAAGAGMSLCIEILQLPFAVRASDIDDLILNTAGVMAGYGIYALFRHMKRGGNTKTKSTAQEG from the coding sequence GTGATATACATACCGTTTATACCAACCGAGACAGTATTCGCGGTGTTGTGGGTCATCATAAGAGCGGTGCTGGCTTTAAAGAACAAGAAGTTCGGTATCAAGCGCGAACTTATGATGCTTTTGATGTATGTGAATTTAGCTGTGCTGCTGAGGATAACATTTTTTCCGATGCAGATAAATAACGGCAGGGTGCTGCCGCTGGAATTCGATACCGCGAATATCCTACCTCTGAGGATAAATATGATCCCTTTCGTGAATATCCTCGATTACATCGACCCTGTTGATATACTTCTCAATATCGCAGGCAACGTTATGATGTTCATACCTAGCGGAATAATACTGCCCATACTTTTCAAACGTCTTGACAGCTTTTGGAAAGTAACTGCGGCAGGTGCAGGGATGTCACTTTGCATAGAGATATTGCAGCTGCCCTTTGCGGTAAGGGCGAGCGATATCGACGACCTTATTCTGAACACCGCAGGCGTTATGGCAGGTTACGGGATATACGCACTGTTTCGGCATATGAAGCGCGGCGGGAACACAAAAACAAAAAGCACCGCACAGGAGGGATAG
- a CDS encoding DUF421 domain-containing protein, whose protein sequence is MLIVFIRSLILYFVIMAAVRLMGKRQIGDLQPSELVITMLLSNVVTLTVEDISIPMMMGIVPVFTLVSIDVIISFLCLRYRRIRRTVSGSAKLIIADGKIDQKVMRELRFTTDDLMAALRAQQVFDLKDVQFAVAETTGTISVCPKKTASPPTAEDMGIHLKNSDPPVMVISDGEISMSALDHLGLDEVWLDRVIKTQGTDMGEIFIMTAESASDYTIIKKEIPK, encoded by the coding sequence ATGCTGATAGTTTTTATACGTTCATTAATACTTTATTTTGTCATCATGGCGGCTGTCAGGCTGATGGGCAAGCGTCAGATAGGTGATCTTCAGCCGTCCGAGCTGGTGATAACCATGCTGCTGTCAAATGTGGTAACACTTACAGTAGAGGATATAAGCATACCCATGATGATGGGCATAGTCCCTGTATTCACTCTGGTCAGCATAGATGTGATAATATCCTTCCTGTGCCTGAGGTACCGCAGGATACGGCGCACTGTCAGCGGTTCGGCAAAGCTTATCATAGCCGACGGAAAGATAGACCAGAAAGTCATGCGTGAGCTCAGGTTCACCACAGACGATCTTATGGCGGCACTTCGCGCCCAGCAGGTGTTCGACCTGAAGGATGTCCAGTTCGCTGTCGCTGAAACTACAGGCACTATATCTGTGTGTCCGAAGAAGACCGCCTCGCCACCCACAGCCGAGGATATGGGCATACACCTGAAAAACAGCGACCCTCCCGTTATGGTGATAAGCGACGGTGAGATATCAATGTCAGCGCTGGATCATCTGGGGCTTGATGAGGTATGGCTTGACAGAGTGATAAAGACACAGGGTACAGATATGGGAGAGATATTCATAATGACAGCTGAGAGCGCCTCGGATTATACCATCATAAAAAAGGAGATACCGAAATGA
- a CDS encoding AraC family transcriptional regulator — translation MYRLHNIGLDMHHTADFSIDRPNGSGDCLLIIFKTDALLTLGGRDMTVSPDTAIIYSKGSPQYYRAICGSYVNHFLHYDMDDIDSDSRIIYDKLLVPRRIGDAEELLRMLSREQLSTSPNKDDYSSALIKMLLMKISEQSDEPRGTQIDPHAELLDSLRADMYANPGQFTSVAQLAERVRLSPSHFQQLYRSRFGISSYEDLLSAKIRTAQYYLSSTALTVREIANLCGYENEVCFMHRFKERTGKAPGAYRKLINGEYRG, via the coding sequence TTGTACAGACTTCATAATATCGGACTAGATATGCATCACACAGCTGATTTTTCAATAGACCGCCCCAATGGCTCGGGGGATTGCTTACTTATCATATTCAAAACTGATGCCTTACTCACCCTTGGGGGCAGGGATATGACCGTATCTCCGGATACCGCTATAATTTACAGCAAGGGCAGCCCTCAGTATTACCGCGCGATATGCGGCAGCTATGTCAATCATTTTCTTCACTATGATATGGATGATATTGACAGCGACAGCCGTATAATATACGATAAGCTGCTTGTTCCGCGCAGGATAGGGGATGCGGAGGAACTGCTGCGTATGCTGAGCCGTGAGCAGCTTTCCACCTCACCGAACAAGGATGATTATTCTTCTGCGCTTATAAAGATGCTGCTGATGAAGATATCCGAGCAGTCGGATGAACCCCGCGGCACACAGATTGATCCCCATGCAGAGCTGCTTGACAGTCTGCGTGCCGATATGTATGCAAATCCGGGGCAGTTCACCTCGGTAGCCCAGCTTGCCGAAAGGGTAAGACTAAGCCCCTCACATTTCCAGCAGCTGTACCGCAGCAGATTCGGTATAAGCAGTTATGAGGATCTTTTATCTGCCAAGATAAGGACAGCACAGTACTATCTTTCCTCCACTGCACTTACTGTGCGTGAGATAGCGAACCTCTGCGGCTATGAGAACGAGGTCTGCTTCATGCACCGTTTCAAGGAACGTACAGGCAAAGCTCCCGGGGCTTACCGTAAGCTTATAAACGGTGAGTATCGTGGATAA
- a CDS encoding Mbeg1-like protein, with the protein MANILDYLDWRGDLPFSASSFNAVDALILAELSYFPAEGIIPAGIDKTITIAELRDSFDAKKVPQELRIVSYDQDVELVEKLAASRRFDGMRLCGYVNKVDSSRDLQFAALTCIFDCFTYVAFRGTDSTLAGWKEDMNFSFMQETASQSMAVKYINDNFTDGDAVLVFGGHSKGGNLAIYSTAFCNETVRKRVRAIFAFDSPGFVEEVAASKEYLAVTDRVISVIPQSSLVGQLLSCSSENRIVKSSAGGLSQHIAYTWQVNRCGFEYAEELSKLGVFVNKTMTGWISSLDESERHGFVDAVFSVLEAAEGETFNELSSNKRRSITAILGALKRLPPEQRSVAKKALSQLASYGKRAVISGLEEVLADKELPKLPRIPVKKALPTKKADA; encoded by the coding sequence ATGGCAAATATTCTTGATTATCTTGACTGGCGCGGCGATCTGCCGTTTTCGGCGTCGTCCTTCAATGCAGTAGATGCCCTTATTCTTGCTGAGCTGAGCTATTTCCCCGCGGAGGGTATCATCCCGGCGGGTATAGATAAGACCATAACTATTGCAGAGCTGCGTGACAGCTTTGATGCAAAAAAGGTACCGCAGGAGCTTCGTATAGTCAGCTACGATCAGGACGTGGAGCTTGTTGAAAAACTGGCAGCTTCACGCAGATTCGATGGTATGCGGCTGTGCGGCTATGTAAACAAGGTAGACTCCTCGCGTGATCTTCAGTTTGCAGCCCTTACCTGTATATTTGACTGTTTCACCTATGTGGCTTTCCGCGGTACCGACAGTACCCTTGCAGGCTGGAAGGAGGATATGAATTTCAGCTTTATGCAGGAAACAGCTTCACAGAGCATGGCGGTAAAGTATATCAACGATAATTTTACTGACGGTGATGCTGTACTCGTTTTCGGCGGACATTCAAAGGGAGGAAATCTCGCTATATATTCCACCGCCTTCTGTAATGAGACTGTGCGCAAAAGGGTAAGGGCGATATTCGCCTTTGACAGCCCCGGATTCGTAGAGGAGGTAGCAGCTTCAAAGGAATACCTTGCTGTCACCGATCGTGTGATAAGCGTGATACCCCAGTCCTCTCTGGTGGGACAGCTGCTTTCATGCAGTTCCGAGAACCGCATAGTCAAAAGCAGTGCAGGCGGACTTTCACAGCATATCGCCTATACATGGCAGGTCAACCGATGCGGATTTGAATATGCCGAGGAATTGTCCAAGCTGGGCGTATTCGTCAACAAGACCATGACAGGCTGGATATCATCACTGGATGAAAGTGAACGCCACGGATTCGTGGATGCAGTATTTTCAGTGCTTGAAGCGGCTGAGGGTGAAACTTTCAACGAACTCAGCAGCAACAAGCGCAGATCCATTACAGCTATACTCGGTGCACTGAAACGTCTGCCCCCGGAGCAGCGTTCTGTGGCAAAGAAGGCGCTGTCGCAGCTTGCCTCATACGGCAAAAGGGCAGTTATCTCGGGTCTTGAGGAGGTACTGGCTGATAAGGAGCTGCCAAAGCTCCCGAGGATCCCTGTAAAAAAAGCATTACCTACAAAAAAAGCAGATGCCTGA
- a CDS encoding glutamate-5-semialdehyde dehydrogenase, with the protein MGYIDTLGQRAQAAKGTIAFASSDMKNDALLEIAHILRNSKKEIIEANAVDLENGRIRKMSESLLDRLALNDARIESMANACEALSKYPDPVGEVIDGSTRPNGMKIERVRVPMGVVGMIYEARPNVTVDAAILSLKSGNAVILRGGKEAINSNKCLADLMRVAVKRAGFDPDIIQLVEDTDRGIAHDMMTANKYIDILVPRGGAQLIKAVVQTATVPVIETGTGNCHVYVDASADLKMAVDIVDNGKTQRPSVCNAVESCLVHRDVAEQFLPKLKKRLDEHNVEIRGCEMTRQILGDCVVPADEDDYATEFLDYIISIKVVDDLAEAIEHISKYSTGHSECIVTESLFSAQEFTKRIDAAAVYVNVSTRFTDGEMFGLGAELGISTQKLHARGPMGLREMTTTKYIVTGNGQIRK; encoded by the coding sequence ATGGGTTACATCGACACACTGGGTCAGAGAGCGCAGGCAGCCAAGGGTACTATCGCTTTCGCTTCATCTGACATGAAAAATGATGCACTGCTGGAGATAGCACATATCCTCCGCAACAGCAAGAAGGAGATAATCGAGGCTAACGCAGTTGACCTTGAAAACGGCAGGATACGCAAGATGAGCGAATCCCTGCTGGACAGACTTGCACTGAACGATGCAAGGATAGAAAGCATGGCAAATGCCTGCGAAGCACTATCAAAGTATCCCGATCCCGTGGGTGAGGTGATCGACGGAAGCACTCGTCCCAACGGCATGAAGATAGAGAGAGTCCGCGTACCTATGGGCGTTGTTGGCATGATATACGAAGCTCGCCCCAACGTTACTGTTGATGCGGCTATACTCAGCCTTAAAAGCGGCAACGCAGTTATCCTCCGCGGCGGCAAGGAAGCTATAAACTCAAACAAATGTCTGGCTGACCTCATGCGTGTTGCAGTAAAGAGGGCAGGTTTCGATCCCGATATAATCCAGCTGGTTGAGGATACCGACAGAGGCATCGCTCACGATATGATGACAGCTAACAAGTACATCGACATACTCGTTCCCCGCGGCGGCGCACAGCTTATCAAGGCTGTTGTACAGACAGCTACTGTTCCTGTTATCGAAACAGGTACAGGCAACTGCCACGTATATGTTGATGCATCCGCTGACCTGAAAATGGCTGTTGATATCGTTGATAACGGAAAGACACAGCGCCCCTCGGTATGCAACGCAGTGGAAAGCTGTCTTGTACACCGTGATGTTGCCGAACAGTTCCTGCCCAAGCTGAAGAAGCGTCTTGACGAGCACAATGTTGAGATACGCGGCTGTGAGATGACAAGGCAGATACTTGGCGACTGCGTAGTTCCCGCTGATGAGGATGACTATGCTACCGAGTTCCTTGACTACATCATATCCATAAAGGTAGTTGATGATCTGGCTGAGGCTATCGAGCATATCTCAAAGTACAGCACAGGACATTCTGAGTGCATAGTTACCGAGAGCCTGTTCTCCGCTCAGGAATTCACCAAGCGTATCGACGCTGCGGCTGTATACGTAAATGTATCCACACGTTTCACCGACGGTGAGATGTTCGGTCTGGGTGCTGAGCTGGGTATATCAACTCAGAAGCTCCACGCAAGAGGACCTATGGGTCTGCGTGAGATGACCACAACCAAGTACATCGTAACAGGCAACGGTCAGATAAGAAAATAA
- the rpe gene encoding ribulose-phosphate 3-epimerase, whose amino-acid sequence MKDLVSASLLGCDLADLKNEIESIEKAGADWLHCDVMDGVFVNNISFGTPVLKCVKKAAGIPLDTHLMITDPIRYIDDYAELGSDMITFHLEAASDPQAVIDKIHAHGKSAGISIKPGTPVSAVKPYLESVDMVLVMTVEPGFGGQKFNPDTLEKISEIRYLLDSMGRPQVDIEVDGGINGQTVKLCREAGANVFVSGTYIFGVEDRKAAVKSLK is encoded by the coding sequence ATGAAAGATCTTGTATCGGCTTCTCTTCTGGGCTGCGATCTGGCAGACCTGAAAAACGAGATAGAAAGCATTGAAAAGGCAGGCGCTGACTGGCTCCACTGTGATGTCATGGACGGCGTATTTGTAAACAATATAAGCTTCGGCACCCCTGTGCTGAAATGTGTAAAAAAAGCGGCAGGAATACCGCTGGACACTCATCTGATGATAACCGACCCCATTCGCTATATCGACGATTATGCGGAGCTGGGATCGGATATGATCACCTTCCATCTTGAAGCTGCAAGCGATCCGCAGGCAGTCATCGACAAGATCCATGCCCACGGAAAAAGTGCAGGCATATCCATAAAGCCCGGGACACCTGTTTCGGCAGTAAAGCCTTATCTTGAAAGCGTGGATATGGTACTTGTTATGACGGTTGAACCCGGATTCGGCGGACAGAAATTCAACCCCGATACCCTTGAAAAGATCAGCGAGATACGTTATCTGCTCGACAGTATGGGACGTCCGCAGGTCGATATTGAAGTCGACGGCGGTATCAACGGACAGACCGTAAAGCTTTGCCGCGAGGCAGGTGCCAACGTGTTTGTTTCGGGTACTTATATATTCGGGGTTGAGGACAGGAAAGCTGCAGTAAAATCGCTGAAATAA